The Ruania alba genome window below encodes:
- a CDS encoding glycoside hydrolase family 78 protein — protein MTTHHPGDPKDSTDRDVSSPLHGATMIAPDQDFDGAPLLRTEFSLASGHGDVVAATLTSTALGVHEMFVNGQPVGPDVLSPGWSSYQWRLRWRSHDITERLPSEGQVAIGAALGNGWYRGRLGFTGGRALYGDELGLIAQLEVTYADGHVQTVVTGETWRSGPSSTVANDLYDGQTIDARRSTPGWNAPGFDDEAWAGIHALDFDRGRLTAPIGPPVVRHETIRPTAIFTSPSGKTLVDFGQNLVGWIRFSVSAPAGTTITIRHAEVLEHGELGTRPLRDVEATDRFITSGDVDHFEPTLTFHGFRYAEVTGWPGELTTDSLEAVVVSSDLRRIGSFECSDDMINKLHENVVWGQRGNFLDLPTDCPQRDERLGWTGDISVFADTAAYLFDVKDFLADWLADLRFEQSHQNGRVPFVVPDVIRIGPRDPDRGDEKDGAITAIWGDAAVWVPWSLYQAYGDLTILADQYGSMVAHATAIAEHLSPSGVWDTGFQFADWLDPDAPPDRPGAAKADKGVVSTACAYRTADLVSRTAELLGNTEDSQRFRTMADGLKRAFHEHYVDERGTVASDCATVYALAIQFGLVDGAQRGFAGQRLAELVAEAGYRVSTGFAGTPFVTWALSETGHLDAAYRLLLEKECPSWLYPVTMGATTIWERWNSMLPDGSINPGKMTSFNHYALGAVADWLHKAVAGIQPAEPGYSRIRITPKPGGGLTWARSSLVTPHGEVSSSWRLDGDEFHLDVAIPDGTTAEVTLPGGETVTAGPGEHRFTA, from the coding sequence ATGACGACGCATCACCCGGGCGACCCCAAGGACAGCACCGACAGGGACGTCAGCTCACCACTCCATGGCGCCACGATGATCGCGCCCGACCAGGACTTCGACGGCGCACCTCTTCTCCGCACGGAGTTCTCCCTCGCCAGCGGGCACGGCGACGTGGTCGCGGCCACGCTGACCAGCACCGCGCTCGGCGTCCACGAGATGTTCGTCAACGGGCAGCCCGTCGGCCCGGACGTGCTCTCGCCCGGTTGGTCGAGCTACCAGTGGCGCCTACGGTGGCGCAGTCATGACATCACCGAGCGGCTCCCCTCCGAGGGGCAGGTGGCGATCGGTGCCGCGCTCGGCAACGGCTGGTATCGCGGCCGGCTCGGTTTCACGGGTGGCCGCGCCCTCTACGGGGACGAGCTCGGCCTGATCGCCCAGCTCGAGGTCACCTACGCGGACGGACACGTCCAAACGGTCGTGACCGGGGAGACGTGGCGGTCCGGCCCGTCGAGCACCGTTGCGAACGACCTCTACGACGGTCAGACGATCGACGCCCGCCGCAGCACACCGGGCTGGAACGCTCCCGGCTTCGACGACGAGGCATGGGCCGGGATCCATGCCCTCGACTTCGATCGCGGCCGATTGACCGCACCGATCGGCCCGCCCGTGGTCCGGCACGAGACGATCAGGCCGACGGCGATCTTCACCTCGCCGTCGGGCAAGACCCTGGTGGACTTCGGCCAGAATCTCGTCGGTTGGATCCGGTTCTCGGTGTCCGCGCCCGCTGGTACGACGATCACGATCCGGCATGCCGAGGTGCTGGAGCACGGCGAACTTGGCACTCGGCCGCTGCGCGATGTCGAGGCAACCGACCGGTTCATCACATCTGGGGATGTGGACCATTTTGAGCCGACGCTGACGTTCCACGGCTTCCGCTACGCGGAGGTCACGGGTTGGCCTGGCGAGCTGACGACGGACTCGTTGGAGGCTGTCGTCGTCAGTTCCGATCTGCGCAGGATCGGTTCCTTCGAATGCTCCGACGACATGATCAACAAGCTCCACGAGAACGTGGTCTGGGGGCAGCGCGGCAACTTCCTCGACTTGCCGACCGACTGCCCGCAACGCGACGAGCGCCTCGGCTGGACCGGTGATATCTCCGTGTTCGCCGACACCGCGGCCTATCTCTTCGACGTCAAGGACTTCCTGGCGGACTGGTTGGCCGATCTCAGGTTCGAGCAGAGCCATCAGAACGGCCGCGTCCCGTTCGTGGTCCCCGACGTGATCAGGATCGGCCCGAGGGACCCGGACCGAGGCGACGAGAAGGACGGCGCGATCACGGCGATCTGGGGCGACGCGGCCGTCTGGGTGCCGTGGTCCCTGTACCAGGCCTACGGCGACCTGACGATCCTGGCGGACCAGTACGGGTCGATGGTCGCCCACGCCACAGCGATCGCGGAGCACCTGTCTCCGAGCGGAGTGTGGGACACCGGCTTCCAGTTCGCCGACTGGCTCGACCCGGACGCGCCACCAGACCGTCCAGGTGCCGCCAAGGCGGACAAGGGTGTCGTCTCCACGGCGTGTGCCTATCGGACCGCGGACCTTGTCTCACGCACGGCAGAACTGCTCGGGAACACCGAGGACAGTCAAAGGTTCCGCACCATGGCTGACGGCCTGAAACGTGCCTTCCATGAGCACTACGTGGACGAGCGTGGCACAGTCGCCAGCGACTGCGCCACGGTCTATGCTCTGGCGATCCAGTTCGGCCTCGTCGACGGCGCCCAACGGGGCTTCGCCGGACAACGGCTCGCCGAGCTGGTCGCCGAGGCCGGATACCGGGTATCGACCGGTTTCGCCGGTACCCCGTTCGTGACCTGGGCACTGAGTGAGACAGGGCACCTGGATGCCGCCTACCGCCTCCTCCTCGAGAAGGAGTGCCCGTCGTGGCTGTACCCCGTGACGATGGGCGCCACCACGATATGGGAGCGGTGGAACTCCATGCTTCCGGACGGTTCCATCAACCCGGGCAAGATGACGAGTTTCAACCACTACGCACTCGGCGCCGTCGCGGACTGGCTGCACAAGGCGGTGGCCGGCATCCAACCCGCCGAACCGGGCTACTCGCGCATCCGAATCACCCCCAAGCCGGGCGGTGGTCTGACCTGGGCGCGGTCCAGCCTGGTCACCCCGCACGGCGAGGTGAGCTCATCCTGGCGCCTCGATGGCGACGAGTTCCACCTGGATGTTGCCATTCCCGACGGGACGACGGCGGAGGTCACGCTGCCCGGCGGCGAGACGGTCACGGCCGGGCCGGGTGAGCACCGCTTCACCGCCTGA